In one Balaenoptera acutorostrata chromosome 5, mBalAcu1.1, whole genome shotgun sequence genomic region, the following are encoded:
- the LOC103010387 gene encoding LOW QUALITY PROTEIN: ubiquitin carboxyl-terminal hydrolase 48-like (The sequence of the model RefSeq protein was modified relative to this genomic sequence to represent the inferred CDS: substituted 1 base at 1 genomic stop codon), with amino-acid sequence MAPRLQLEKAAWRWVETVGPEEVSQEHIWLEPCIRGVCRRNCKGNPNCLLGIGEHIWLGEIDENSFHNTDDPNCERRKKNSSVGLTNLGATWYVNTFFQAWFLNLELLQALYLCPSTYSDYMMGGGIQEEKDELQEICEHLQYLFALLQISNSCYIDPSGFVKALGLDTGQQQDAQEFSKLFMSLLEDTLSKQKNPDVRGIVQQQFCGEXAYVTVCNQCCRESKLLSKFYELELNIQGHKQLTDCISEFLKEEKLGDNWYFCENCQSKQNATRKIRLLSLPCTLNLRLMHFVFDRQTGHKKKLNTYIGFSEILDMEPYVEHKGGSYVYERSAVLIHREVSTYSGHYIAHVKDPQSGEWYKFNDEDIEKMEGKKLQLGIEEDLAEPSKSQTCIPKCGKGTHCSRNVYMLVYRLQTQEKPNITIQVPAFLQELVDRDNSKFEEWCIEMAEMCKQSVDKGKAKHEEVKELYQRLPAGAGLLRSSGTGDLRRKFTWAHRLRELSLREEAQGKGTAAKAGVRAT; translated from the exons ATGGCCCCGCGTCTGCAGCTGGAGAAGGCGGCCTGGCGCTGGGTGGAGACGGTGGGGCCCGAGGAGGTGTCGCAGGAGCACATCTGGCTGGAGCCCTGCATCCGCGGCGTGTGCAGACGAAACTGCAAAGGAAATCCGAATTGCTTGCTTGGGATCGGTGAGCACATTTGGttaggagaaatagatgaaaatagtTTTCATAACACTGACGACCCCAACtgtgagaggagaaaaaagaactcATCTGTGGGCCTCACTAACCTAGGAGCTACTTGGTATGTCAACACATTTTTTCAAGCGTGGTTTCTTAACCTGGAGCTTCTGCAGGCGCTCTACTTATGTCCAAGCACCTATAGTGACTACATGATGGGAGGTGGTATCCAAGAAGAGAAAGATGAGCTTCAAGAAATTTGTGAGCATCTCCAGTACTTATTTGCCTTGTTGCAAATCAGTAATAGTTGCTACATTGATCCATCGGGATTTGTTAAAGCTTTGGGCTTGGACACAGGGCAGCAGCAGGATGCCCAAGAATTTTCAAAGCTCTTTATGTCTCTTTTGGAAGATACTTTGTCTAAACAAAAGAATCCCGATGTGAGGGGCATTGTCCAACAGCAGTTCTGTGGGGAATAAGCTTATGTAACTGTCTGCAATCAGTGCTGCAGAGAATCTAAGCTTTTATCAAAGTTTTATGAGCTGGAGTTAAATATCCAAGGCCACAAACAGTTAACAGACTGTATCTCAGAAtttttgaaggaagaaaaattaggaGACAATTGGTACTTTTGTGAAAACTGTcaaagcaaacagaatgcaacaaggAAGATCCGACTCCTTAGTCTTCCTTGTACTCTGAACTTACGGCTAATGCATTTTGTCTTTGACAGGCAAACTGGACATAAGAAAAAGCTGAATACCTACATTGGCTTCTCAGAAATTTTGGATATGGAGCCTTATGTGGAACACAAAGGTGGGTCCTATGTGTATGAACGCAGTGCAGTCCTCATACACAGAGAAGTGAGCACTTATTCTGGTCACTACATTGCCCATGTGAAAGATCCACAGTCTGGTGAATGGTATAAGTTTAACGACGAAGACATAGAAAAGATGGAGGGGAAGAAATTACAACTAGGGATTGAGGAAGATCTAGCAGAACCTTCTAAATCCCAGACATGTATACCCAAGTGTGGCAAAGGAACTCACTGCTCTCGAAATGTGTACATGTTGGTTTATAGACTGCAAACTCAAGAAAAACCCAACATAACTATTCAGGTACCAGCCTTTCTTCAAGAGCTGGTAGATCGGGATAATTCCAAATTTGAGGAGTGGTGTATTGAAATGGCCGAGATGTGTAAGCAAAGTGTGgataaaggaaaagcaaagcatGAAGAAGTTAAGGAGCTGTACCAAAGGTTACCTGCTGGAGCTGGTCTGTTAAGATCTTCTGGGACAGGCG ATCTGAGAAGAAAGTTTACCTGGGCACATCGCCTCAGGGAGCTCTCACTTCGTGAAGAAGCTCAGGGTAAAGGCACAGCCGCCAAAGCAGGAGTGAGAGCAACTTGA